From one Lotus japonicus ecotype B-129 chromosome 3, LjGifu_v1.2 genomic stretch:
- the LOC130744520 gene encoding uncharacterized protein LOC130744520 yields the protein MTHLALGTYDGSTDPKGHLLHFNAEMATRAVSDAVKCRVFPSTFRGVARNWFMTLHQGSLAKFRDFSSKFLNHFSARTVDDLFDIRQLERETLKQYIKRYNAEFARFEELEPRICVGALKSGLSRGKFSCELRRERACSMAKVRAQAQGYILEEETEAHKRKRGRATRVTLARKRIKDEEASYEKKVRKADWLARKGEGRQSSAGRKSVGHWSSRRTARVGRRSDKELTELHLKAEIDGLNKEDDRKMDPECREDDQPKWCEYHNLEGHDTTDCLRLKGQIRQLIRARQPQVMMRKKTEEFDSGKDEGMMETANVIAVRCEDGDSMSIAGRRQEGETTSIQVYPAQFGCPHPDIVMSSADFEGIKPHEDDSMVVMVRINGFNMQRVLLDQGSSANIIYGDVFEQLGLTDKDLKPYTRHLVGFSGKQVRVRGYVQLDTIFGIGEDAELLRIIYLVLQVVATYNVIIGRGTLNRLQAVISTAHLAVKYPLICGRIGKIEIDQRRARKCHDHCRNLYGRTGAGDGHRCHEIGIIAGKQEHQAKRSQSDLDGQEGKAGERGNGAKSRRSQGEGPWEAEKSGPVAQTDSEWRGEKRDISATTTGLLAIEPSVTPRFRWRHFSNPKVNKSRKK from the coding sequence ATGACGCACCTCGCGTTGGGAACGTACGATGGAAGCACCGATCCAAAAggtcatttgcttcatttcaatgcAGAGATGGCGACGCGCGCGGTTTCCGACGCAGTAAAATGTAGAGTATTCCCATCGACATTCCGAGGAGTGGCTAGGAACTGGTTTATGACCCTGCATCAAGGATCCCTAGCCAAGTTTCGtgacttctcatcaaaattccttaACCATTTCTCCGCAAGAACGGTTGATGACTTGTTTGATATTCGGCAGCTGGAGCGTGAAACCTTGAAACAATATATTAAGCGTTACAATGCCGAATTCGCGAGGTTTGAGGAACTAGAGCCACGCATATGCGTGGGCGCTCTCAAAAGCGGTTTATCTCGGGGAAAGTTTAGTTGCGAATTGCGTAGGGAGCGGGCGTGCTCAATGGCGAAAGTCCGAGCTCAAGCACAAGGATACATTTTGGAAGAAGAGACTGAAGCACACAAGAGGAAGCGGGGGAGGGCGACGAGAGTAACGCTGGCAAGAAAACGGATAAAGGATGAGGAAGCGAGCTACGAGAAGAAGGTTAGAAAAGCTGACTGGCTTGCTAGGAAAGGCGAGGGAAGACAATCTAGCGCGGGAAGGAAAAGCGTCGGACACTGGAGTTCTCGGCGAACGGCTAGAGTGGGTCGGCGCTCAGATAAGGAGTTGACGGAACTACACTTGAAAGCAGAAATTGACGGCTTAAACAAAGAAGATGATCGCAAAATGGACCCAGAGTGCAGAGAGGATGATCAAcccaagtggtgtgaataccacaACTTAGAAGGCCACGACACAACCGACTGTTTAAGGCTTAAGGGTCAAATCAGGCAGCTAATCAGGGCGAGACAACCGCAGGTGATGATGAGGAAAAAGACTGAGGAGTTTGACAGCGGGAAGGACGAAGGAATGATGGAAACGGCCAACGTAATTGCCGTGAGATGCGAGGATGGCGACAGCATGTCAATAGCGGGACGAAGGCAAGAAGGGGAGACAACGTCGATACAGGTGTACCCAGCTCAATTTGGATGCCCACACCCAGATATAGTGATGTCAAGcgcagattttgagggaatcaagcctcatgaagatgatTCGATGGTAGTAATGGTAAGAATTAACGGTTTCAATATGCAGAGGGTGCTCTTGGATCAAGGCAGTTCGGCGAATATAATCTACGGGGACGTGTTTGAACAGTTAGGGTTAACAGACAAGGATTTGAAGCCATACACAAGACACTTGGTAGGCTTTTCGGGAAAGCAAGTTCGGGTACGCGGCTATGTGCAGTTGGACACAATCTTTGGGATAGGCGAAGACGCCGAGCTTTTGAGGATAATATACCTGGTCCTACAGGTTGTAGCAacttataacgtcatcataGGGCGAGGCACTTTGAATCGCCTCCAAGCAGTAATATCTACGGCCCACCTCGCGGTGAAGTACCCGCTAATCTGCGGAAGGATAGGGAAAATAGAGATAGACCAAAGGAGGGCGAGGAAATGCCATGATCATTGTCGTAACTTGTACGGTAGGACAGGGGCTGGCGATGGACACAGGTGTCATGAGATCGGGATAATTGCAGGCAAGCAGGAACACCAGGCAAAGCGGAGCCAGAGTGACTTGGATGGACAAGAAGGGAAAGCTGGCGAAAGAGGAAATGGGGCGAAGTCAAGAAGGAGTcagggcgagggaccctgggaaGCGGAAAAGAGCGGGCCCGTTGCCCAAACGGATAGTGAGTGGCGCGGCGAGAAACGGGACATAAGTGCAACCACCACAGGCCTATTGGCGATCGAGcctagtgtaacaccccgatttcggtggcgtcactttagtaacccaaAAGTGAATAAAAGCAGAAAaaagtga